A region from the Wansuia hejianensis genome encodes:
- a CDS encoding aldolase catalytic domain-containing protein yields the protein MKPEILDCTLRDGGLVNRFFFSDELVRDLYQTNLEAGVDYMEFGYKASEKQFNRKDFGKWKFCREEDIRQVVGDNSSKMKISVMADVGRTEPSSILARKDSVIDMIRIATYSSTIPEALELLEDCHEKGYETSVNIMAVSSDTEAVIHEFLGKLCDSPADVIYLVDSFGAFYPEQIRNLSALYLGYAEKKGKRLGVHAHNNQQLAFANTIEAIRCGAGFADATCDGMGRGAGNCSMEMLVGYLKDKQLQELPILEFIEKHLIPMKEAGVRWGYELPYLLTGQGRVHPSRAIQFIQEGCKDIAGMFAQIAAGQ from the coding sequence ATGAAACCCGAGATTTTAGACTGTACATTACGAGACGGAGGACTGGTGAACCGATTCTTTTTCAGCGATGAATTAGTGCGGGATCTGTATCAGACAAATTTAGAGGCCGGCGTTGATTATATGGAATTTGGATATAAGGCGTCGGAAAAACAGTTCAATCGGAAAGATTTCGGAAAATGGAAATTCTGCCGTGAAGAAGATATCCGCCAGGTTGTAGGAGACAATTCATCCAAGATGAAAATATCTGTGATGGCGGATGTGGGAAGAACAGAGCCGAGCAGCATACTGGCGCGCAAAGACAGCGTAATTGATATGATACGGATTGCAACTTACAGCTCCACAATTCCCGAAGCTTTAGAGCTGCTTGAGGACTGTCATGAAAAGGGCTATGAGACCTCTGTTAATATCATGGCGGTATCGAGTGACACAGAAGCGGTGATCCATGAATTCCTCGGGAAACTCTGTGACAGTCCTGCAGATGTGATTTACCTGGTGGACAGCTTTGGAGCCTTCTATCCGGAACAGATCCGGAACCTGTCCGCCCTGTATCTCGGATATGCAGAGAAAAAGGGAAAACGACTGGGAGTTCACGCCCATAACAATCAGCAGCTTGCCTTTGCGAATACGATAGAAGCGATTCGCTGCGGGGCAGGATTTGCAGACGCAACTTGTGATGGAATGGGAAGGGGGGCCGGCAACTGTTCTATGGAAATGCTGGTGGGATACCTGAAGGATAAACAGCTACAGGAGCTTCCGATTCTGGAATTCATAGAAAAGCATCTGATTCCAATGAAGGAAGCGGGAGTCCGATGGGGATACGAACTTCCCTACCTGCTGACTGGACAGGGAAGAGTGCATCCGTCCAGGGCGATACAGTTCATACAGGAAGGATGCAAAGATATTGCCGGAATGTTTGCACAGATAGCAGCGGGGCAGTAA
- a CDS encoding FUSC family protein, whose product MTFYQELQLNQAGSKNLIRHAESRREKLRHTLIYLLKIVITLAFCMAFVIAFSTVFGGENSIVGVVVLLCVMVFRNADLGIRTSHGAVSLILIFGILAFGPKLANASGLFGEFLVHVLCIFGLTFLGCHNVVMSNQSTLVLGYLLLYGYDVTGRAYLMRLAGIGAGAVLTVLVYCRNHRNQVYKRDFRSLLQEFDPASTRTRWQLTVTLGVASVLLLAGALRLPRAMWTGIAAMSVMVPFDTDLKKRVKGRIPGNIAGGLLFLIIYSFFPETVYSCIGIIGGIGVGLSVSYGWQAVFNSLGAMSIAVGILGLPGAVFFRMLNNAIGAVYGLVFEKLFHRSVARLSAG is encoded by the coding sequence ATGACATTTTATCAGGAACTTCAGCTAAATCAGGCTGGATCGAAAAACTTAATCAGACATGCGGAGAGCCGCCGGGAAAAACTGCGCCATACGCTTATCTATCTGCTGAAGATAGTGATCACGCTTGCCTTCTGTATGGCTTTTGTGATCGCTTTCAGCACTGTTTTCGGAGGAGAGAACAGCATTGTGGGCGTGGTGGTTCTGCTGTGCGTTATGGTATTCCGGAATGCGGATCTGGGGATACGGACGTCCCATGGGGCGGTTTCGCTGATTTTGATCTTCGGGATACTGGCGTTCGGGCCGAAGCTTGCGAACGCGAGCGGGCTGTTCGGGGAGTTTCTGGTGCATGTTCTGTGCATTTTCGGGCTGACATTTCTGGGATGCCACAATGTTGTCATGTCTAATCAGTCTACATTGGTGTTGGGCTATTTGCTGTTATATGGGTATGATGTGACCGGACGTGCATATCTCATGCGGCTGGCGGGAATAGGTGCCGGCGCCGTGCTGACGGTGCTGGTATATTGCAGGAATCACCGGAACCAGGTGTATAAGAGAGATTTCCGGAGTCTGCTGCAGGAGTTTGATCCCGCGTCCACCAGGACGAGATGGCAGCTGACGGTCACTCTCGGAGTCGCCTCTGTGCTTTTACTGGCTGGAGCGCTGCGCCTGCCGAGGGCGATGTGGACGGGGATTGCCGCCATGTCGGTGATGGTGCCCTTTGACACAGACTTGAAAAAGCGGGTGAAAGGCAGAATTCCCGGTAACATTGCCGGGGGGCTTCTTTTTCTCATCATCTATAGCTTTTTTCCTGAAACAGTTTATTCCTGCATCGGAATCATCGGGGGCATCGGAGTGGGCCTTTCCGTGAGCTACGGATGGCAGGCGGTCTTTAATTCGCTGGGGGCTATGTCAATCGCAGTGGGAATCCTGGGGCTTCCGGGAGCGGTTTTTTTCAGGATGCTTAATAATGCAATAGGCGCTGTCTATGGCCTGGTTTTTGAAAAATTATTTCACCGGTCAGTGGCGCGGCTGTCAGCGGGCTGA
- the asnB gene encoding asparagine synthase (glutamine-hydrolyzing): MCGICGFTGTFENDGDVIRRMTELITHRGPDSDGFYRDDKINMGFRRLSIIDLQAGDQPVYNEDRTLVLNFNGEIYNYQELREELIEKGHTFYTKTDSEVLVHGFEEWGEKMLDRLRGMFGFAIYNKKDGSVFLVRDFFGIKPMHYMNVNGHFVYGSEIKSLLAFPGFEKKFNEHALDNYLSFQYVVPPETFYQGIQCLLPAHYLWYRNGEVSIHRYWEPRFHPDESMTEEEAVDKIEKVFENSVEAHKISDVEVGCFLSSGVDSSWVASYFSGQKAFTVGFGEDERYNETSWAEGVAKEKQLDHYKHLITADEFWNALSGVQYFMDQPLADPACIALYFVSRLASEQVKVVLSGEGADELFGGYRIYHMPDSNSKYQKIVPLFIRRAVGALMSHLPHFRGRDFLIRASKPLEEVFIGNASMYNQKEKKRLLKRPELATDPSRTCRPFYDRVKDYDDVTKMQYLDINLWMVGDILLKADRMSMANSLELRVPFLDKEVFRVAATVPRKLRVANGTTKYAMRKAAERHLPTATAEKPKLGFPVPIRVWLREEKYYNIVKKEFTSDAAAKYFNTGELVKILDRHYHQKEDTSRKIWTIYMFLVWYRTCFQQDYANGTPGPGKK; encoded by the coding sequence ATGTGCGGAATTTGCGGATTTACAGGTACGTTTGAGAATGACGGGGACGTCATCCGGAGGATGACAGAGCTGATTACCCACAGAGGCCCGGACAGCGACGGATTTTATCGGGACGACAAAATTAATATGGGATTTCGCAGGCTGAGCATCATCGACCTTCAGGCCGGTGACCAGCCTGTTTATAATGAGGACAGGACGCTGGTCCTGAATTTTAACGGGGAAATCTATAACTACCAGGAACTGCGGGAGGAGCTGATAGAAAAAGGCCACACGTTCTATACGAAAACGGATTCAGAGGTGCTGGTCCATGGGTTTGAAGAGTGGGGCGAGAAGATGCTGGACCGTCTGAGAGGCATGTTTGGATTTGCGATCTATAATAAAAAAGACGGTTCCGTGTTTCTGGTGAGGGATTTCTTTGGGATCAAGCCGATGCATTATATGAATGTGAACGGCCATTTTGTGTACGGTTCTGAGATCAAAAGCCTGCTGGCATTCCCGGGCTTTGAGAAGAAATTTAACGAGCATGCGCTGGACAACTACCTGTCTTTCCAGTATGTGGTTCCGCCGGAGACTTTTTACCAGGGGATTCAATGCCTGCTGCCAGCACATTACCTCTGGTACCGGAATGGGGAGGTCAGCATCCACAGGTACTGGGAGCCCAGGTTCCATCCCGATGAATCCATGACGGAAGAGGAAGCGGTTGACAAAATTGAGAAGGTGTTTGAGAATTCCGTAGAAGCCCATAAGATCAGCGACGTGGAAGTGGGCTGCTTTCTGTCCAGCGGGGTAGATTCCAGCTGGGTGGCTTCCTACTTTTCAGGGCAGAAGGCCTTTACGGTAGGATTCGGGGAAGACGAGCGTTATAATGAGACCAGCTGGGCCGAGGGAGTGGCGAAGGAAAAGCAGCTGGATCACTACAAGCACCTGATAACGGCTGATGAATTCTGGAATGCGCTGTCAGGCGTGCAGTATTTTATGGATCAGCCGCTGGCAGACCCGGCCTGTATCGCTCTGTATTTTGTGTCCAGGCTGGCCAGCGAGCAGGTGAAGGTGGTGCTTTCCGGAGAAGGCGCGGACGAGCTGTTCGGAGGATACCGGATTTACCACATGCCGGATTCCAACTCTAAATATCAGAAGATTGTTCCGCTTTTTATACGCCGTGCGGTGGGGGCGCTGATGTCCCACCTGCCGCATTTCCGCGGCAGGGATTTCCTGATCCGGGCGTCAAAGCCTCTGGAGGAAGTATTTATCGGCAATGCGTCCATGTATAATCAGAAGGAGAAAAAGCGGCTGCTGAAGCGTCCCGAGCTGGCCACAGACCCCAGCCGGACCTGCAGGCCGTTCTATGACCGTGTAAAGGATTACGATGATGTGACGAAAATGCAGTATCTGGATATTAATCTCTGGATGGTGGGGGATATCCTGCTGAAAGCGGACCGCATGAGTATGGCGAATTCCCTGGAGCTGCGTGTTCCCTTCCTGGATAAGGAAGTCTTCAGGGTTGCGGCGACGGTCCCGAGAAAACTGAGAGTTGCCAATGGTACCACAAAATACGCCATGCGCAAGGCGGCGGAACGCCATCTGCCCACGGCGACGGCGGAGAAGCCGAAGCTGGGATTTCCGGTGCCGATCCGTGTGTGGCTGCGGGAAGAGAAATATTATAACATTGTAAAAAAAGAATTCACCTCCGACGCTGCCGCGAAATATTTCAATACCGGCGAGCTGGTAAAAATTCTTGACCGCCATTACCATCAGAAAGAGGACACCAGCAGGAAGATCTGGACGATCTATATGTTCCTTGTCTGGTACAGAACCTGTTTTCAGCAGGATTATGCCAATGGGACGCCGGGGCCTGGAAAGAAGTGA
- a CDS encoding RluA family pseudouridine synthase yields the protein MGDRILRIRIEKKDENLTVEQYLKKNLEFSKKQISRLKFREDGIRVDDVRQRVTKRLREGEYLEILLESCGKDALQLETDSGRQKLYILYEDADLLIVRKPSGLVCHPSHGHYQDTLANQAAAYGRERRENWTVRIIGRLDKDTSGIVVFAKNAEAAALLARQRERGIMKKTYLALVEGKLRPSRGCIEKPIARNGESLMKMRTDGAGKSAKTWYQVVEEEDGQSLVQVQIEHGRTHQIRVHMASAGHPLVGDPLYGTGNSSADDPGCASLHAWKLELSQPFTGKRLLIEAPLPEWCRKFCPI from the coding sequence ATGGGAGATCGGATATTACGGATTCGGATAGAAAAAAAGGATGAAAACCTGACTGTTGAACAATACTTAAAGAAAAACCTGGAATTTTCAAAAAAGCAGATCAGCCGACTGAAATTCCGGGAGGATGGAATTCGTGTGGACGATGTGAGGCAGAGGGTCACCAAACGGCTGCGCGAGGGCGAGTACCTGGAAATCCTGCTGGAATCCTGTGGGAAAGATGCGTTACAGCTGGAGACGGATTCCGGCCGGCAAAAGCTCTATATTCTCTATGAAGACGCTGACCTCCTGATTGTGCGCAAGCCTTCCGGCCTTGTGTGCCATCCCTCCCACGGGCATTATCAGGATACGCTGGCCAACCAGGCGGCCGCCTATGGACGGGAACGGAGGGAGAACTGGACGGTGCGCATCATCGGCCGGCTGGATAAGGACACTTCCGGCATCGTGGTGTTCGCAAAGAATGCGGAGGCTGCGGCCCTTCTGGCCCGTCAGAGGGAAAGGGGGATTATGAAGAAAACGTATCTCGCCCTGGTAGAAGGGAAGCTTCGCCCTTCCAGAGGCTGTATTGAGAAACCCATCGCCCGGAATGGCGAAAGCCTCATGAAGATGAGGACGGACGGTGCCGGAAAGAGCGCGAAGACCTGGTATCAGGTGGTAGAGGAGGAAGACGGCCAGTCGTTGGTGCAGGTACAGATCGAGCATGGAAGAACCCACCAGATCAGAGTGCACATGGCTTCCGCAGGCCATCCCCTGGTGGGTGATCCTCTCTATGGAACAGGGAATAGCAGTGCCGATGATCCCGGCTGCGCTTCTCTGCACGCCTGGAAACTGGAACTGTCGCAGCCATTTACCGGAAAACGCCTGTTGATTGAAGCGCCTCTTCCGGAATGGTGCCGCAAGTTTTGTCCGATATGA